The following proteins are encoded in a genomic region of Catellatospora sp. TT07R-123:
- a CDS encoding MFS transporter — protein sequence MPAVLSVIFTRRAFPVAGSSLIARLPKGITPLAVVTLIHQTTGSYAAAGVIAAATAFGDAVSTPMQGRLLDRYERGRVLLPSAMLYAAALTLLPVLATRHAPFGALLCCALLAGSGSRPSPAA from the coding sequence GTGCCTGCCGTACTGTCCGTGATCTTCACCCGCCGTGCGTTTCCGGTTGCCGGCAGTTCCCTGATCGCCAGACTGCCCAAGGGCATCACGCCGTTGGCCGTCGTGACATTGATACACCAGACGACCGGCTCCTACGCCGCCGCCGGCGTGATCGCCGCCGCGACCGCGTTCGGCGACGCCGTGTCCACGCCCATGCAGGGCCGCCTACTCGACCGGTACGAGCGCGGCCGGGTGCTCCTGCCATCAGCCATGCTGTATGCGGCGGCACTCACCCTTCTGCCGGTCCTGGCAACGCGGCATGCGCCATTCGGTGCGCTGCTTTGCTGTGCCCTGCTCGCGGGGTCGGGTTCCCGCCCATCTCCGGCAGCATGA
- a CDS encoding bifunctional diguanylate cyclase/phosphodiesterase: MAALGAAAVAAALVGVRDNRPRRRWPWLLAAAGLGLSGSASIVYYLDVGAVGTPAAATGPASLLFLASTVVIAAGTAGLAWVSMIGRGRTLILDSMILTSGLGLLVWKFIIFPQWGYFAGNWEGRLTAFVFPLCDVLIFAITASLVLVAWRVPAVLMLAAAAAGQLSSDLVLAVARSGPDPQVSFVVLAGWVVFYLGWGLAALHPSMVRLTEPAPVDRREPGRGYRLLLISFIAVPFAVLFADIAAGAARQSLTALLFTALTLILVLIRLTGLIDDYRGVIIRSQAVHGISAAMFTAADHEAVLDVLRDSPGRLLPPGTAYAAYVDQPGPDRPSAVAALPDGDARPLYVRDLPDRARTRMGRHPVALVCPITTPGHRASPTENGALVVGAAESGLAQIQTSVQLLTAHAALAAERIDTTAELDLRHSEEYFQTLVRNTADVILILEPDRDTIRYASPSAARTFGTDALAGRKFSTLSRPVADTAGTRGRPAEGQDLAVARPDQATVIVETSWQDLRDDPTISGWVLTLRDVTASRKLEAELTYLAYHDPLTELANRSLFGERLQAALADADRTGTTVGVLYLDLDDFKMVNDSYGHETGDALLQAAARRLSGALRPGDLAARLGGDEFAALIAAMPSVEEVEAVADDIVTAMAQPFLVDGRMLPGAVSVGIATSRDSIDAATLLRKADQAQYAAKSSGKRQWRRYDPAQHDAMLDRVVLRTELGEAIEGRSLTVEYQPIVELSTDTVAGFEALVRWDHPTRGRLMPDQFIDLAEEAGLMDALGHHVLQAAIETAAGWQRSHHPRQPPYVSVNVSVSQFHDPDFSRTVRAALDGAGLPPQRLLLEITESLLLHHDDQTWQALTELRREGIRIAIDDFGTGYSALSYLRQSPVDILKIDRSFTSTTTTSARQATLVDIIITLAHALDLNVVAEGIETTAERDLLRHFGCRYGQGYLYDRPLTRTQADIRAADPHYRR; this comes from the coding sequence TTGGCTGCGCTCGGCGCGGCCGCCGTCGCGGCGGCTCTGGTCGGCGTACGCGACAACAGGCCCCGCCGCCGATGGCCGTGGCTGCTCGCCGCCGCAGGGCTGGGGCTGTCCGGTTCGGCCAGCATCGTCTACTACCTCGACGTCGGCGCCGTCGGCACGCCGGCAGCGGCGACCGGCCCGGCCAGCCTGCTGTTCCTCGCCTCGACAGTGGTCATCGCCGCAGGCACGGCCGGTCTCGCCTGGGTCAGCATGATCGGCCGCGGCCGGACGCTGATCCTCGACTCCATGATCCTGACCAGCGGTCTCGGCCTGCTGGTGTGGAAGTTCATCATCTTCCCGCAGTGGGGCTACTTCGCCGGCAACTGGGAGGGACGGCTGACGGCCTTCGTCTTCCCACTGTGCGACGTGCTCATCTTCGCGATCACCGCCAGCCTCGTCCTCGTGGCCTGGCGCGTACCGGCCGTGCTGATGCTCGCGGCGGCGGCGGCCGGGCAGCTGTCGTCGGACCTGGTGCTGGCAGTGGCCCGCAGCGGGCCCGATCCTCAGGTGTCGTTCGTGGTGCTGGCGGGATGGGTGGTGTTCTACCTCGGCTGGGGTCTGGCCGCGCTGCACCCGTCCATGGTGCGGCTGACGGAACCGGCGCCGGTCGACCGCAGGGAACCCGGCCGCGGCTACCGCCTGCTGCTGATCTCCTTCATCGCCGTGCCGTTCGCCGTGCTCTTCGCCGACATCGCCGCAGGCGCCGCCCGGCAGAGTCTCACCGCGCTGCTGTTCACGGCCCTCACGTTGATCCTGGTGCTGATCCGGCTGACCGGGCTCATCGACGACTATCGCGGCGTGATCATCCGAAGCCAGGCCGTCCACGGCATCAGCGCCGCCATGTTCACCGCCGCCGACCACGAAGCCGTCCTCGACGTCCTGCGCGACAGCCCGGGGCGGCTCCTGCCACCGGGCACCGCGTATGCGGCCTACGTCGACCAGCCCGGCCCCGACCGCCCCTCGGCGGTGGCCGCACTGCCCGACGGCGACGCCCGCCCGCTGTACGTCCGCGACCTGCCGGACCGGGCACGCACCCGGATGGGCCGGCACCCGGTCGCGCTCGTCTGCCCGATCACCACTCCCGGACACCGCGCGTCGCCCACCGAGAACGGCGCACTCGTGGTCGGTGCGGCCGAATCGGGGCTCGCCCAGATCCAGACCTCCGTCCAACTGCTCACCGCGCACGCCGCGCTCGCGGCCGAACGCATCGACACCACCGCCGAGCTCGACCTCCGCCACAGCGAGGAGTACTTCCAGACGCTGGTGCGCAACACCGCCGACGTCATCCTCATCCTGGAACCCGACCGCGACACCATCCGCTACGCCAGCCCGTCGGCCGCTCGGACCTTCGGCACCGATGCCCTGGCCGGACGGAAGTTCAGCACCCTGAGCCGGCCCGTCGCGGACACCGCCGGCACCCGTGGCCGCCCCGCCGAAGGCCAGGACCTGGCCGTCGCCCGCCCGGACCAGGCGACGGTGATCGTCGAGACGTCCTGGCAGGACCTCCGCGACGATCCCACGATCAGCGGCTGGGTCCTGACGCTGCGCGACGTCACCGCCAGCCGCAAGCTGGAGGCCGAACTGACCTACCTTGCCTACCATGACCCGCTCACCGAGCTGGCCAACCGGTCGCTGTTCGGCGAGCGCCTGCAGGCCGCCCTCGCCGACGCAGACCGCACGGGCACCACCGTCGGCGTGCTCTACCTCGACCTCGACGACTTCAAGATGGTCAACGACAGCTACGGGCACGAGACCGGCGACGCGCTCCTGCAGGCGGCCGCCCGCCGCCTGAGCGGCGCGCTACGCCCCGGCGACCTTGCCGCTCGCCTCGGCGGCGACGAGTTCGCAGCCCTCATCGCCGCCATGCCCTCGGTGGAAGAAGTCGAGGCCGTCGCCGACGACATCGTCACCGCCATGGCGCAGCCGTTTCTCGTCGACGGCCGTATGCTGCCCGGAGCGGTCTCCGTCGGCATCGCCACCAGCCGCGACAGCATCGACGCAGCGACCCTGCTCCGCAAGGCCGACCAGGCCCAGTATGCTGCGAAGTCCAGCGGAAAGCGCCAGTGGCGTCGCTACGACCCGGCCCAGCACGACGCGATGCTGGACAGGGTCGTCCTGCGCACCGAACTCGGCGAGGCCATCGAAGGCCGTAGCCTGACCGTCGAATACCAGCCGATCGTGGAGCTGTCCACCGATACCGTCGCCGGTTTCGAGGCCCTCGTGCGGTGGGACCACCCCACCCGGGGCCGGCTCATGCCGGACCAGTTCATCGACCTCGCCGAGGAGGCCGGTCTCATGGACGCCCTCGGGCACCACGTCCTGCAGGCCGCGATCGAGACCGCGGCCGGCTGGCAGAGGTCACACCATCCCCGGCAGCCGCCGTACGTCAGCGTCAACGTCTCGGTCAGCCAGTTCCACGACCCCGACTTCTCGCGTACCGTCCGGGCGGCCTTGGACGGTGCGGGGCTGCCCCCGCAGCGGTTGCTGCTCGAGATCACCGAGAGCCTGCTGCTGCACCACGACGACCAAACCTGGCAGGCGCTCACCGAACTGCGCCGGGAGGGCATCCGCATCGCCATCGACGACTTCGGCACCGGCTACTCCGCCCTGAGCTACCTGCGGCAGTCCCCGGTCGACATCCTCAAGATCGACCGGTCGTTCACCAGCACGACCACCACCTCCGCACGGCAGGCGACGCTCGTCGACATCATCATCACCCTGGCGCACGCCCTCGACCTCAACGTCGTCGCCGAAGGCATCGAGACCACCGCCGAACGCGACCTCCTGCGGCACTTCGGCTGCCGCTACGGCCAGGGATACCTTTACGACAGGCCACTCACCCGCACGCAGGCCGACATCCGGGCCGCGGACCCGCACTACCGGCGATAG
- a CDS encoding GNAT family N-acetyltransferase, whose amino-acid sequence MISHEVTDVLRSWAKGLAAVRRNSVPIETPWGLRIDEVRPKTRARCLVFRDDLDAVRSAVKDATPPHGVIIVATAEDAVATLLGLSWQSTPPEPIMTTTLRRISSSVPAGYDLSATIDAGVINVRVHSEGEVVAAGYAAVVDGVAVVDRVGTDPAHQRRGLGTAVMNALAAAAIDQGGVTAVLHGTEEGRALYEGLGWQLRSKITSFTHAA is encoded by the coding sequence ATGATCTCGCATGAAGTAACAGACGTACTCCGCAGCTGGGCAAAGGGTTTGGCCGCAGTCAGGCGCAACTCCGTGCCCATCGAGACCCCTTGGGGCCTGCGGATCGACGAGGTCCGGCCGAAGACCCGCGCCCGCTGTCTGGTGTTTCGCGACGACCTCGACGCGGTGCGCAGCGCGGTGAAGGACGCGACCCCTCCGCACGGTGTGATCATCGTTGCCACCGCCGAGGACGCGGTGGCCACCCTGCTCGGGCTGTCCTGGCAGAGCACCCCGCCAGAGCCAATCATGACGACCACGCTGCGGCGGATCTCGTCGAGCGTGCCCGCCGGCTATGACCTCAGCGCCACGATCGACGCGGGCGTCATCAACGTGCGGGTACATTCCGAGGGCGAGGTCGTCGCGGCGGGATACGCCGCCGTGGTGGACGGTGTCGCCGTCGTGGATCGCGTCGGCACCGATCCCGCACATCAGCGCCGTGGCCTGGGCACAGCGGTGATGAACGCACTAGCTGCCGCAGCCATAGACCAGGGGGGTGTGACCGCCGTACTTCATGGGACAGAGGAAGGACGTGCGCTCTACGAGGGTCTCGGCTGGCAGTTGCGCTCAAAGATCACGAGCTTCACGCACGCGGCATGA
- a CDS encoding GNAT family N-acetyltransferase encodes MSIQIRRTERGCEAAFVSGLEWLFDPPGSRPPNWDRRQAVDRTAQLLDQENVALFEARSQQDQLVGVASVYVDIMSVRFGRRASIEDLAVHPGWRSRGVGASLLTAARAWAHEQGADFVFLESGLARADAHRFYLREGATHSAATFRWTIEPTA; translated from the coding sequence ATGAGCATCCAGATTCGACGGACCGAGCGAGGTTGCGAGGCCGCATTCGTGAGCGGGCTGGAGTGGCTGTTCGACCCGCCCGGCAGCCGTCCTCCGAACTGGGACCGCCGGCAGGCCGTCGACCGTACCGCACAGCTCCTCGATCAGGAGAACGTGGCGCTGTTCGAGGCCCGATCCCAACAGGATCAGCTGGTCGGCGTGGCCAGCGTCTACGTGGACATCATGTCGGTGCGCTTCGGTCGTCGGGCCTCGATCGAGGATCTCGCCGTACACCCTGGGTGGCGTTCCCGAGGTGTCGGCGCCAGCCTGCTGACGGCGGCCAGGGCCTGGGCGCACGAGCAGGGCGCCGACTTCGTCTTCCTGGAGTCCGGCCTTGCCCGAGCAGATGCCCACCGCTTCTACCTGCGCGAAGGTGCGACCCACTCGGCCGCGACGTTCAGGTGGACCATAGAACCCACCGCCTGA
- a CDS encoding alpha/beta fold hydrolase, with product MSDDFVHAYTALLDRWPADRADLDVPHRFGTTRVYLTGPPSAPPVVLLAGGGATAVVWWAVAGRLSASYRVCVVEMTEDFTTTRPARTPDDLAAWFGDVLDGIHLGPDGAQATVVGHSYGGWVALNGALAHPKRVARLVLLDPTTCFGGFSAAYLMHAMPFLLRPTARRLDRLLDWETGGMGLDPLWRTVTTQRVGRPSPKLVLPKRPKPADLRHLEVPVTLVLAKRSRAHRPERIRAMAESCLSRLDIVELPHATHHSLPTEHPEEIAAIVDR from the coding sequence ATGAGTGACGACTTCGTACACGCCTACACGGCATTGCTGGACCGGTGGCCCGCCGACCGCGCGGACCTCGATGTGCCGCACCGATTCGGCACGACCCGGGTATATCTGACCGGGCCGCCATCGGCGCCACCCGTGGTGCTGCTCGCCGGCGGCGGGGCGACCGCCGTGGTCTGGTGGGCCGTGGCCGGACGGCTCAGTGCGAGTTACCGGGTGTGCGTGGTGGAGATGACCGAGGACTTCACGACCACCCGGCCTGCCCGGACACCGGACGACCTGGCCGCCTGGTTCGGTGACGTCCTCGATGGGATTCACCTCGGCCCCGACGGCGCACAAGCCACCGTGGTCGGTCACTCCTACGGTGGATGGGTCGCCCTCAACGGTGCGCTGGCCCACCCGAAGCGTGTCGCGCGGCTCGTTCTGCTGGATCCGACGACCTGCTTCGGCGGCTTCTCCGCCGCCTACCTGATGCACGCGATGCCGTTCCTGCTCCGACCCACCGCACGTCGGCTCGACCGGCTGCTCGACTGGGAGACCGGCGGCATGGGCCTGGACCCGCTGTGGCGAACGGTCACGACGCAACGGGTGGGCCGCCCCAGCCCCAAGCTGGTCCTGCCGAAACGGCCGAAGCCGGCCGACCTGCGCCATCTCGAGGTGCCGGTCACACTCGTGCTGGCGAAGCGGAGCCGGGCGCATCGACCCGAGAGGATACGGGCGATGGCCGAATCCTGCCTGAGCCGACTCGACATCGTCGAGCTGCCGCACGCGACGCATCACAGCCTTCCGACCGAACACCCTGAAGAGATCGCCGCCATCGTCGACCGGTGA
- a CDS encoding MarR family transcriptional regulator, with amino-acid sequence MNEIIDDRESTPMSRRPPATAQLPQMQLVHLLRAVTVDLDLLGAGFAGTHGLHPTDVRALIHLLDADRTGVAATPGWLGAQVGLNSASTTALIDRLARLGHVRRSRDAADRRRVLLSVDPSAVELGWMFFGPLIERMVTAMQAFTDDELDTARRFLQAMHGAVQV; translated from the coding sequence ATGAACGAGATAATCGATGATCGAGAGAGTACCCCGATGAGCCGCCGCCCACCAGCCACCGCCCAGCTGCCGCAAATGCAACTGGTGCACCTGCTTCGCGCCGTGACGGTCGACCTCGACCTGCTCGGCGCAGGATTTGCCGGCACCCATGGTCTGCACCCGACGGATGTCCGCGCCCTCATCCATCTGCTCGACGCCGATCGGACCGGCGTCGCTGCGACTCCCGGCTGGCTGGGCGCACAGGTCGGGCTCAACTCCGCCTCGACGACGGCGCTCATCGATCGGCTGGCGCGGCTCGGGCATGTCCGGCGATCACGGGATGCTGCCGACCGGCGTCGGGTGTTGCTCAGCGTCGACCCGTCCGCAGTCGAACTCGGCTGGATGTTCTTCGGCCCCCTCATCGAGCGCATGGTCACCGCGATGCAGGCCTTCACCGACGACGAACTCGACACCGCCCGCCGATTCCTACAGGCGATGCACGGTGCCGTACAGGTATGA
- a CDS encoding OsmC family peroxiredoxin, with protein MRPVSGHSDWTGTLQDGAGTIFTTSATLDAVPYTYASRFQGAEGACPEELLAAAYAACYNQALSNISGKEGSQIASVTTTADVTMGVDDRGPAIVALHLTVEAKAPGMSQQIFQHLAEQARIRCAFSKVLVIEPTMTAKLAP; from the coding sequence ATGCGCCCGGTAAGCGGCCACTCGGACTGGACTGGAACGCTCCAGGACGGTGCCGGAACAATCTTCACCACCAGCGCCACCCTCGACGCCGTGCCATACACGTACGCGAGCCGCTTCCAGGGGGCCGAGGGAGCATGCCCGGAAGAGCTGCTCGCGGCGGCATACGCTGCCTGCTACAACCAGGCCCTGTCCAACATCTCCGGCAAGGAAGGCTCCCAGATCGCCTCGGTGACCACCACAGCAGACGTGACAATGGGTGTCGATGACCGAGGTCCCGCGATCGTCGCCCTGCACCTCACCGTCGAGGCGAAGGCCCCCGGGATGTCACAGCAGATCTTCCAACACCTGGCCGAACAGGCTCGAATTCGCTGTGCGTTTTCGAAAGTGCTCGTCATCGAACCGACCATGACCGCGAAGCTGGCACCCTAA
- a CDS encoding alpha/beta fold hydrolase has protein sequence MADDVQHRYITVNGVNLHVAEQGTGPLVLLLHGFPESWYSWRHQFGPLAAAGYRVVAPDQRGYARSDQPDDVQAYSLFHLAGDVIGLIDALGEQTAVLVGHDWGAPVAWVTAMLRPDVVRAVAGLSVPPVLPAGMTPPSVTRKSFGDGYYQVVFQQPGVADAMLAQDPATTFRRLLAGASGDSPSSDPPRPWIVPDQGTLLDVMPDPIRLPNWLTEDDIAAFVADYSRHGDRAFTGGLNWYRNIERNWELLAAFRGRRIEVPALYLAGDRDMVVGLRGVEATLNTVEQAAPRLWRALILPGCGHWTQQERPNEVNRELVDFLTWLSTTP, from the coding sequence ATGGCGGACGACGTCCAGCACAGGTACATCACGGTCAACGGCGTCAACCTGCACGTCGCCGAGCAGGGAACGGGCCCGCTGGTTCTACTGCTGCACGGATTCCCGGAGAGCTGGTACTCGTGGCGGCACCAGTTCGGCCCGCTGGCCGCGGCAGGATACCGAGTCGTCGCCCCTGACCAGCGTGGATACGCCCGCAGCGACCAGCCAGACGACGTACAGGCCTACAGCCTGTTCCATCTCGCCGGCGACGTCATCGGGCTCATCGACGCGCTCGGCGAGCAGACGGCGGTGCTCGTCGGCCACGACTGGGGCGCCCCGGTCGCCTGGGTGACCGCGATGCTGCGCCCGGACGTCGTACGCGCGGTGGCGGGCCTGAGCGTCCCGCCGGTCCTGCCCGCAGGGATGACTCCGCCGTCGGTCACCCGCAAAAGCTTCGGCGACGGCTACTACCAGGTCGTCTTCCAGCAGCCCGGGGTAGCTGACGCCATGCTGGCCCAAGACCCGGCGACCACGTTCCGCCGGTTACTGGCCGGCGCCTCGGGCGACAGCCCATCCAGCGATCCGCCCCGCCCATGGATCGTCCCCGACCAGGGCACGCTGCTGGACGTGATGCCTGACCCGATACGACTGCCGAACTGGCTCACCGAAGACGACATCGCGGCCTTCGTGGCCGACTACTCCCGCCACGGCGACCGAGCCTTCACCGGCGGCCTCAACTGGTACCGCAACATCGAACGCAACTGGGAACTGCTCGCGGCCTTCCGCGGCCGCCGGATCGAGGTGCCCGCGCTCTACCTCGCCGGAGACCGTGACATGGTCGTCGGCCTGCGCGGCGTCGAGGCCACCTTGAACACCGTAGAGCAGGCCGCGCCACGGCTGTGGCGCGCCCTGATCCTACCCGGCTGCGGCCACTGGACCCAGCAGGAACGCCCCAACGAAGTCAACCGGGAACTCGTGGACTTCCTTACCTGGCTGTCCACGACGCCATGA
- a CDS encoding DDE-type integrase/transposase/recombinase — translation MQYANNPIEADHSRLKHRLRSMRGLRTEKTAQIVIAGHAFMQNLRRGHYELAIDIPPARRVAAAFAELAKAI, via the coding sequence GTGCAGTACGCGAACAATCCGATCGAGGCCGATCACAGCCGCCTCAAACACCGGTTGAGATCGATGCGTGGGTTGCGAACGGAGAAGACGGCACAGATCGTCATCGCCGGGCACGCCTTCATGCAGAACCTACGCCGCGGACACTACGAACTCGCCATCGACATCCCACCCGCCCGGCGGGTCGCCGCTGCATTCGCCGAACTCGCCAAGGCGATCTGA
- a CDS encoding C40 family peptidase, giving the protein MATGLLAATGKVPPASAATCGVLSSGAASQAQAAVTRACGLIGTPYSWGGGHGPTPGPSYGICDPSNGAPNDCNVRGLDCSGMVRYAYYLAVGADVIPGTSREQYQTSRAVARFTAGQGTAPLLPGDLVFFGGTASTIHHVAIYLGQGQIVEAPYSGGYVRVTALYNHGDYYGAVRLYGGGGTTTPPPSKVWVDTFANASVYASPTSTTPTGTLWAATNYVYCRVWGREVRNGSSYNHWWLLTDPDVGPARQYVSAYYLTRWGNDVAKDNNGNDIRNC; this is encoded by the coding sequence ATGGCCACCGGCCTCCTGGCCGCCACCGGCAAGGTCCCGCCCGCGTCCGCCGCCACCTGCGGTGTCCTCTCCTCCGGCGCCGCTTCGCAGGCGCAGGCGGCGGTCACCAGGGCATGCGGCCTGATCGGCACGCCGTACTCCTGGGGCGGCGGGCACGGCCCGACGCCCGGCCCGTCCTACGGCATCTGCGACCCGTCCAACGGCGCGCCCAACGACTGCAACGTGCGCGGACTCGACTGCTCGGGCATGGTCCGCTACGCCTACTACCTGGCCGTCGGAGCCGACGTCATCCCCGGCACCAGCCGCGAGCAGTACCAGACCTCGCGGGCGGTCGCCCGGTTCACGGCCGGTCAGGGCACCGCTCCGCTGCTGCCCGGTGACCTGGTCTTCTTCGGGGGCACCGCGAGCACGATCCACCATGTCGCGATCTATCTGGGCCAGGGCCAGATCGTCGAGGCACCCTACTCCGGCGGGTACGTGCGGGTGACCGCCCTCTACAACCACGGCGACTACTACGGCGCTGTCCGCCTCTACGGCGGCGGGGGCACCACCACGCCCCCGCCGAGCAAGGTGTGGGTCGACACGTTCGCCAACGCCTCGGTCTACGCCTCGCCGACCTCCACCACCCCGACCGGCACCCTGTGGGCGGCGACCAACTACGTCTACTGCCGGGTCTGGGGCCGGGAAGTGCGCAACGGCTCCTCGTACAACCACTGGTGGCTGCTCACCGACCCCGACGTCGGCCCCGCCCGCCAGTACGTGTCCGCGTACTACCTCACCCGCTGGGGCAACGACGTGGCAAAGGACAACAACGGCAACGACATCCGCAACTGCTGA
- a CDS encoding TRIC cation channel family protein: MALLGGIGGGVTHDALLNVVPAALTNPAYITLSVIFGFIGYHLAYNEAQLFREGFFQLLTVFSLTWYSVAAAEKAAAEALPAVGILLVAVVCATAGRRACRVVTHNPNLLLGRNLHDRSHRERQDLGLAVEAQPPAAQPGHE; encoded by the coding sequence ATGGCACTACTCGGCGGCATCGGCGGCGGCGTCACCCACGACGCGCTGCTCAATGTGGTGCCGGCCGCGCTGACCAACCCGGCGTACATCACCCTCAGCGTGATCTTCGGATTCATCGGCTACCACCTCGCCTACAACGAGGCGCAACTGTTCCGAGAGGGCTTCTTCCAGTTATTGACGGTGTTCTCGCTGACCTGGTACTCGGTCGCGGCTGCGGAGAAGGCCGCCGCCGAGGCGCTGCCCGCGGTCGGCATCCTGCTGGTGGCAGTCGTCTGCGCGACCGCTGGCCGCCGGGCCTGCCGAGTCGTCACCCACAACCCAAACCTGCTGCTGGGCCGTAACCTGCACGACCGGTCGCACCGCGAACGGCAGGACCTCGGCCTGGCCGTGGAAGCGCAGCCGCCGGCAGCACAGCCCGGGCACGAGTGA
- a CDS encoding class II glutamine amidotransferase: MCRWLAYSGSPVLLDDLLYKPKHSLIDQSLHSTLGVETTNGDGFGVGWYTGTDPGVFHGIGPAWNNRNLRNLAAHIQAPIALAHIRASTGTPVQESNCHPFQFRNWLWMHNGSIAAFPTVKRDLVLKVDPQLYPFIEGSTDSELMFFLALTFGLRDDAPGAVARMVGFVEKTGREHGIEHPIQMTVAASDGIRVWAFRYSSIGDSRSLFYSTNVATLRGLHPDVTVLQHVSDESRLIVSEPLGDLPGAWNAVPESTYGVIQAGADVITSFRPQWP; encoded by the coding sequence ATGTGTCGATGGCTCGCCTACTCGGGCTCGCCCGTGCTCCTGGACGACCTGCTCTACAAGCCGAAGCATTCGCTGATCGACCAGAGCCTGCACTCCACCCTCGGCGTGGAGACGACCAACGGCGACGGCTTCGGCGTCGGCTGGTACACGGGGACGGACCCCGGCGTCTTCCACGGCATCGGTCCCGCCTGGAACAACCGCAACCTGCGCAACCTCGCCGCACACATCCAGGCGCCGATCGCGCTAGCCCACATCAGGGCCTCGACCGGTACGCCCGTCCAGGAGAGCAACTGCCACCCGTTCCAGTTCCGGAACTGGCTGTGGATGCACAACGGCTCCATCGCCGCCTTCCCCACCGTCAAACGGGACCTCGTCCTGAAGGTCGACCCGCAGCTGTACCCGTTCATCGAGGGCTCGACCGACTCGGAGCTGATGTTCTTTCTCGCGCTCACCTTCGGGCTGCGCGACGATGCGCCGGGCGCGGTGGCGCGCATGGTCGGATTCGTCGAGAAGACCGGGCGGGAGCACGGGATCGAACACCCGATCCAGATGACGGTCGCCGCCTCGGACGGGATACGGGTGTGGGCGTTCCGCTACTCCTCCATCGGCGACTCCCGCTCGCTCTTCTACAGCACCAACGTCGCCACGCTGCGCGGGCTTCACCCTGACGTCACCGTGCTGCAGCATGTCTCGGACGAGAGCCGGCTCATCGTCTCCGAACCGCTCGGCGACCTACCCGGAGCGTGGAACGCGGTGCCGGAGTCCACCTACGGCGTCATCCAGGCGGGCGCCGACGTCATCACGTCCTTCCGGCCGCAGTGGCCGTGA
- a CDS encoding slipin family protein encodes MLLSAALSIRVVKQYEQGVLFRLGRVVGVRKPGLNLIIPVIDVLRRVSMRVITMPIQSQGIITRDNVSVDVSAVAYFRVADAVKSVVAIESVQVAINQIAQTTLRKVVGQHTLDETLAETDRINVGIREILDGTTEDWGVIVTLVELKDIQLPDSMKRAMARQAEAEREKRAKIIGAEGEVLAADALGAAADIMMAHPLALQLRNLQSLVEIAVDKNSTVVFPSPLMSTIGELGTFLAREAAAARIPPPAPTAPPPVAAAGRPATPSPTAYQAAMAGTPRQAPDAAGTPH; translated from the coding sequence GTGCTGCTGTCGGCCGCGCTCAGCATCCGTGTCGTTAAGCAGTACGAGCAGGGCGTGCTGTTCCGGCTCGGACGTGTCGTCGGCGTTCGCAAGCCCGGCTTGAACCTCATCATCCCGGTTATCGACGTCCTGCGCCGAGTGAGCATGCGCGTCATCACCATGCCCATCCAGTCCCAGGGCATCATCACCCGGGACAACGTGAGCGTCGACGTGTCGGCGGTCGCGTACTTCCGCGTCGCCGATGCGGTCAAGTCGGTGGTGGCGATTGAGAGCGTGCAGGTCGCCATCAACCAGATCGCCCAGACCACCCTGCGCAAAGTCGTCGGTCAGCACACCCTCGACGAGACGCTGGCCGAGACCGACCGCATCAACGTCGGCATCCGCGAGATCCTCGACGGCACCACCGAGGACTGGGGCGTGATCGTGACCCTGGTCGAACTCAAGGACATCCAACTGCCCGACAGCATGAAGCGGGCTATGGCCCGCCAGGCCGAGGCGGAGCGGGAGAAACGAGCAAAGATCATCGGCGCGGAGGGGGAGGTACTGGCCGCCGACGCGCTCGGCGCCGCCGCCGACATCATGATGGCGCACCCGCTCGCCCTGCAGTTACGCAACCTGCAGAGCCTGGTCGAGATCGCCGTCGACAAGAACAGCACCGTCGTCTTCCCGTCTCCGCTGATGAGTACGATCGGCGAACTCGGCACCTTCCTCGCACGGGAGGCCGCAGCAGCGAGGATCCCGCCTCCGGCGCCGACAGCGCCGCCACCGGTAGCCGCTGCCGGAAGACCGGCCACGCCGTCCCCCACGGCCTACCAGGCAGCCATGGCCGGCACACCGCGACAGGCGCCGGACGCAGCCGGGACGCCTCACTGA